From Coffea arabica cultivar ET-39 chromosome 9c, Coffea Arabica ET-39 HiFi, whole genome shotgun sequence, one genomic window encodes:
- the LOC113708849 gene encoding uncharacterized protein isoform X5 translates to MIDQFINFVIRPPRAQYNPDQYLWEKDFTLAGRKYKRQDLELRNESGHTLQCSHYVPSHFPDGTPLPCVVYCHGNSGCRADANEAAVILLPSNITLFTLDFSGSGLSGGDYVSLGWHEKNDLKVVVSYLRSNPNISRIGLWGRSMGAVTSLLYGAEDPSVAGMVLDSAFSNLFHLMMELVDVYKIRLPKFTVKVALQYMRRVIQKKAKFDIMNLDGVQVAPRTFIPALFGHAKNDKFIQPHHSDLIFGSYAGDKNMIKFDGDHNSSRPQFYYDSVTIFFYNVLHPPQLTPAHTSKKEKYSDLGDLKVSDDPDENLLYEIIAGLQSVGADASSSSSAPPGISTAKSVGELLSEIAPVDSLVIEDNLVNCADSSHAQDKPSGQNEESCSFTSSNRESWGRCSSLGSDDEPCLDCTDDVSDQRTLKVLATPVRSVRQTAIGTTHDEKNKKAVSTTKKKSKRDKFEKLEALSQRLRLCILKRVNHKRHCSS, encoded by the exons ATGATCGATCAGTTTATTAATTTTGTAATTCGCCCACCCAG GGCTCAATATAACCCAGATCAGTACTTGTGGGAGAAAGATTTTACTCTTGCTGGCAGAAAATACAAGAGACAAGACTTGGAG CTTAGGAACGAAAGTGGACATACATTACAGTGTAGCCATTATGTTCCTTCGCATTTTCCAGATGGAACTCCTTTACCTTGTGTTGTATACTGCCATGGAAACAG TGGATGTAGGGCAGATGCAAATGAGGCTGCAGTAATTCTTCTTCCCTCAAACATTACTCTGTTCACCCTTGATTTTTCGGGTTCAGGCTTATCTGGCGGTGATTATGTTAGTCTTGGTTGGCATGAG AAAAATGACCTCAAGGTTGTGGTCTCGTATCTGAGAAGCAATCCAAACATTTCACGCATTGGTCTCTGGGGACGGTCAATGGGTGCAGTGACTAG CCTTCTTTATGGAGCGGAAGACCCTTCGGTAGCAGGAATGGTGTTGGACAGTGCATTCTCAAATTTGTTTCACTTAATGATGGAACTTGTGGATGTATACAAAATCCGGCTTCCTAAATTTACT GTTAAGGTGGCTCTTCAATACATGCGGCGAGTGATTCAGAAGAAGGCCAAATTTGATATTATGAACCTCGACGGCGTACAG GTTGCGCCCAGAACATTTATTCCTGCTTTGTTTGGGCATGCTAAAAATGACAAATTTATTCAGCCTCACCACTCAGATCTAATTTTTGGGTCTTATGCG GGTGATAAGAATATGATCAAGTTTGATGGCGACCACAATTCCTCTCGACCTCAGTTTTATTATGACTCAGTAACAATATTCTTCTATAATGTTCTTCACCCTCCTCAACTTACACCTGCCCATACAAGTAAAAAAGAGAAATACTCTGATTTGGGGGACCTCAAGGTCAGTGATGATCCAGATGAG AATCTGTTATATGAGATCATAGCTGGTCTTCAAAGTGTTGGCGCGGATGCTTCTAGTTCATCGTCTGCTCCCCCTGGCATTTCAACAGCAAAGTCAGTGGGCGAACTTCTTTCTGAGATTGCTCCAGTT GATTCACTGGTCATTGAGGACAACCTAGTGAATTGTGCTGATTCATCACATGCACAG GACAAGCCCAGTGGCCAGAATGAGGAGTCTTGCTCATTCACCAGTTCAAATAGGGAAAGTTGGGGAAGATGCTCATCTCTTGGCAGTGATGATGAACCTTGCTTGGATTGTACAGATGATGTAAGTGATCAG AGGACTCTAAAGGTGCTTGCTACACCTGTTCGAAGCGTCCGACAGACAGCAATAGGTACAACACATGATGAAAAGAATAAGAAGGCGGTTTcaacaacaaaaaagaaatcCAAACGTGACAAGTTTGAAAAGCTGGAGGCTCTAAGCCAACGTCTTCGTCTCTGCATTCTGAAGAGAGTTAATCATAAGAGACACTGCTCCTCATAA
- the LOC113708849 gene encoding uncharacterized protein isoform X8, which produces MIDQFINFVIRPPRAQYNPDQYLWEKDFTLAGRKYKRQDLELRNESGHTLQCSHYVPSHFPDGTPLPCVVYCHGNSGCRADANEAAVILLPSNITLFTLDFSGSGLSGGDYVSLGWHEKNDLKVVVSYLRSNPNISRIGLWGRSMGAVTSLLYGAEDPSVAGMVLDSAFSNLFHLMMELVDVYKIRLPKFTVKVALQYMRRVIQKKAKFDIMNLDGVQVAPRTFIPALFGHAKNDKFIQPHHSDLIFGSYAGDKNMIKFDGDHNSSRPQFYYDSVTIFFYNVLHPPQLTPAHTSKKEKYSDLGDLKVSDDPDENLLYEIIAGLQSVGADASSSSSAPPGISTAKSVGELLSEIAPVDSLVIEDNLVNCADSSHAQDKPSGQNEESCSFTSSNRESWGRCSSLGSDDEPCLDCTDDRTLKVLATPVRSVRQTAIGTTHDEKNKKAVSTTKKKSKRDKFEKLEALSQRLRLCILKRVNHKRHCSS; this is translated from the exons ATGATCGATCAGTTTATTAATTTTGTAATTCGCCCACCCAG GGCTCAATATAACCCAGATCAGTACTTGTGGGAGAAAGATTTTACTCTTGCTGGCAGAAAATACAAGAGACAAGACTTGGAG CTTAGGAACGAAAGTGGACATACATTACAGTGTAGCCATTATGTTCCTTCGCATTTTCCAGATGGAACTCCTTTACCTTGTGTTGTATACTGCCATGGAAACAG TGGATGTAGGGCAGATGCAAATGAGGCTGCAGTAATTCTTCTTCCCTCAAACATTACTCTGTTCACCCTTGATTTTTCGGGTTCAGGCTTATCTGGCGGTGATTATGTTAGTCTTGGTTGGCATGAG AAAAATGACCTCAAGGTTGTGGTCTCGTATCTGAGAAGCAATCCAAACATTTCACGCATTGGTCTCTGGGGACGGTCAATGGGTGCAGTGACTAG CCTTCTTTATGGAGCGGAAGACCCTTCGGTAGCAGGAATGGTGTTGGACAGTGCATTCTCAAATTTGTTTCACTTAATGATGGAACTTGTGGATGTATACAAAATCCGGCTTCCTAAATTTACT GTTAAGGTGGCTCTTCAATACATGCGGCGAGTGATTCAGAAGAAGGCCAAATTTGATATTATGAACCTCGACGGCGTACAG GTTGCGCCCAGAACATTTATTCCTGCTTTGTTTGGGCATGCTAAAAATGACAAATTTATTCAGCCTCACCACTCAGATCTAATTTTTGGGTCTTATGCG GGTGATAAGAATATGATCAAGTTTGATGGCGACCACAATTCCTCTCGACCTCAGTTTTATTATGACTCAGTAACAATATTCTTCTATAATGTTCTTCACCCTCCTCAACTTACACCTGCCCATACAAGTAAAAAAGAGAAATACTCTGATTTGGGGGACCTCAAGGTCAGTGATGATCCAGATGAG AATCTGTTATATGAGATCATAGCTGGTCTTCAAAGTGTTGGCGCGGATGCTTCTAGTTCATCGTCTGCTCCCCCTGGCATTTCAACAGCAAAGTCAGTGGGCGAACTTCTTTCTGAGATTGCTCCAGTT GATTCACTGGTCATTGAGGACAACCTAGTGAATTGTGCTGATTCATCACATGCACAG GACAAGCCCAGTGGCCAGAATGAGGAGTCTTGCTCATTCACCAGTTCAAATAGGGAAAGTTGGGGAAGATGCTCATCTCTTGGCAGTGATGATGAACCTTGCTTGGATTGTACAGATGAT AGGACTCTAAAGGTGCTTGCTACACCTGTTCGAAGCGTCCGACAGACAGCAATAGGTACAACACATGATGAAAAGAATAAGAAGGCGGTTTcaacaacaaaaaagaaatcCAAACGTGACAAGTTTGAAAAGCTGGAGGCTCTAAGCCAACGTCTTCGTCTCTGCATTCTGAAGAGAGTTAATCATAAGAGACACTGCTCCTCATAA
- the LOC113708849 gene encoding uncharacterized protein isoform X6, with product MIDQFINFVIRPPRAQYNPDQYLWEKDFTLAGRKYKRQDLELRNESGHTLQCSHYVPSHFPDGTPLPCVVYCHGNSGCRADANEAAVILLPSNITLFTLDFSGSGLSGGDYVSLGWHEKNDLKVVVSYLRSNPNISRIGLWGRSMGAVTSLLYGAEDPSVAGMVLDSAFSNLFHLMMELVDVYKIRLPKFTVKVALQYMRRVIQKKAKFDIMNLDGVQVAPRTFIPALFGHAKNDKFIQPHHSDLIFGSYAGDKNMIKFDGDHNSSRPQFYYDSVTIFFYNVLHPPQLTPAHTSKKEKYSDLGDLKVSDDPDENLLYEIIAGLQSVGADASSSSSAPPGISTAKSVGELLSEIAPVVSVLDSLVIEDNLVNCADSSHAQDKPSGQNEESCSFTSSNRESWGRCSSLGSDDEPCLDCTDDRTLKVLATPVRSVRQTAIGTTHDEKNKKAVSTTKKKSKRDKFEKLEALSQRLRLCILKRVNHKRHCSS from the exons ATGATCGATCAGTTTATTAATTTTGTAATTCGCCCACCCAG GGCTCAATATAACCCAGATCAGTACTTGTGGGAGAAAGATTTTACTCTTGCTGGCAGAAAATACAAGAGACAAGACTTGGAG CTTAGGAACGAAAGTGGACATACATTACAGTGTAGCCATTATGTTCCTTCGCATTTTCCAGATGGAACTCCTTTACCTTGTGTTGTATACTGCCATGGAAACAG TGGATGTAGGGCAGATGCAAATGAGGCTGCAGTAATTCTTCTTCCCTCAAACATTACTCTGTTCACCCTTGATTTTTCGGGTTCAGGCTTATCTGGCGGTGATTATGTTAGTCTTGGTTGGCATGAG AAAAATGACCTCAAGGTTGTGGTCTCGTATCTGAGAAGCAATCCAAACATTTCACGCATTGGTCTCTGGGGACGGTCAATGGGTGCAGTGACTAG CCTTCTTTATGGAGCGGAAGACCCTTCGGTAGCAGGAATGGTGTTGGACAGTGCATTCTCAAATTTGTTTCACTTAATGATGGAACTTGTGGATGTATACAAAATCCGGCTTCCTAAATTTACT GTTAAGGTGGCTCTTCAATACATGCGGCGAGTGATTCAGAAGAAGGCCAAATTTGATATTATGAACCTCGACGGCGTACAG GTTGCGCCCAGAACATTTATTCCTGCTTTGTTTGGGCATGCTAAAAATGACAAATTTATTCAGCCTCACCACTCAGATCTAATTTTTGGGTCTTATGCG GGTGATAAGAATATGATCAAGTTTGATGGCGACCACAATTCCTCTCGACCTCAGTTTTATTATGACTCAGTAACAATATTCTTCTATAATGTTCTTCACCCTCCTCAACTTACACCTGCCCATACAAGTAAAAAAGAGAAATACTCTGATTTGGGGGACCTCAAGGTCAGTGATGATCCAGATGAG AATCTGTTATATGAGATCATAGCTGGTCTTCAAAGTGTTGGCGCGGATGCTTCTAGTTCATCGTCTGCTCCCCCTGGCATTTCAACAGCAAAGTCAGTGGGCGAACTTCTTTCTGAGATTGCTCCAGTTGTGAGTGTACTT GATTCACTGGTCATTGAGGACAACCTAGTGAATTGTGCTGATTCATCACATGCACAG GACAAGCCCAGTGGCCAGAATGAGGAGTCTTGCTCATTCACCAGTTCAAATAGGGAAAGTTGGGGAAGATGCTCATCTCTTGGCAGTGATGATGAACCTTGCTTGGATTGTACAGATGAT AGGACTCTAAAGGTGCTTGCTACACCTGTTCGAAGCGTCCGACAGACAGCAATAGGTACAACACATGATGAAAAGAATAAGAAGGCGGTTTcaacaacaaaaaagaaatcCAAACGTGACAAGTTTGAAAAGCTGGAGGCTCTAAGCCAACGTCTTCGTCTCTGCATTCTGAAGAGAGTTAATCATAAGAGACACTGCTCCTCATAA
- the LOC113708849 gene encoding uncharacterized protein isoform X2, which produces MIDQFINFVIRPPRAQYNPDQYLWEKDFTLAGRKYKRQDLELRNESGHTLQCSHYVPSHFPDGTPLPCVVYCHGNSGCRADANEAAVILLPSNITLFTLDFSGSGLSGGDYVSLGWHEKNDLKVVVSYLRSNPNISRIGLWGRSMGAVTSLLYGAEDPSVAGMVLDSAFSNLFHLMMELVDVYKIRLPKFTVKVALQYMRRVIQKKAKFDIMNLDGVQVAPRTFIPALFGHAKNDKFIQPHHSDLIFGSYAGDKNMIKFDGDHNSSRPQFYYDSVTIFFYNVLHPPQLTPAHTSKKEKYSDLGDLKVSDDPDENLLYEIIAGLQSVGADASSSSSAPPGISTAKSVGELLSEIAPVVSVLDSLVIEDNLVNCADSSHAQDKPSGQNEESCSFTSSNRESWGRCSSLGSDDEPCLDCTDDVSDQRTLKVLATPVRSVRQTAIGTTHDEKNKKAVSTTKKKSKRDKFEKLEALSQRLRLCILKRVNHKRHCSS; this is translated from the exons ATGATCGATCAGTTTATTAATTTTGTAATTCGCCCACCCAG GGCTCAATATAACCCAGATCAGTACTTGTGGGAGAAAGATTTTACTCTTGCTGGCAGAAAATACAAGAGACAAGACTTGGAG CTTAGGAACGAAAGTGGACATACATTACAGTGTAGCCATTATGTTCCTTCGCATTTTCCAGATGGAACTCCTTTACCTTGTGTTGTATACTGCCATGGAAACAG TGGATGTAGGGCAGATGCAAATGAGGCTGCAGTAATTCTTCTTCCCTCAAACATTACTCTGTTCACCCTTGATTTTTCGGGTTCAGGCTTATCTGGCGGTGATTATGTTAGTCTTGGTTGGCATGAG AAAAATGACCTCAAGGTTGTGGTCTCGTATCTGAGAAGCAATCCAAACATTTCACGCATTGGTCTCTGGGGACGGTCAATGGGTGCAGTGACTAG CCTTCTTTATGGAGCGGAAGACCCTTCGGTAGCAGGAATGGTGTTGGACAGTGCATTCTCAAATTTGTTTCACTTAATGATGGAACTTGTGGATGTATACAAAATCCGGCTTCCTAAATTTACT GTTAAGGTGGCTCTTCAATACATGCGGCGAGTGATTCAGAAGAAGGCCAAATTTGATATTATGAACCTCGACGGCGTACAG GTTGCGCCCAGAACATTTATTCCTGCTTTGTTTGGGCATGCTAAAAATGACAAATTTATTCAGCCTCACCACTCAGATCTAATTTTTGGGTCTTATGCG GGTGATAAGAATATGATCAAGTTTGATGGCGACCACAATTCCTCTCGACCTCAGTTTTATTATGACTCAGTAACAATATTCTTCTATAATGTTCTTCACCCTCCTCAACTTACACCTGCCCATACAAGTAAAAAAGAGAAATACTCTGATTTGGGGGACCTCAAGGTCAGTGATGATCCAGATGAG AATCTGTTATATGAGATCATAGCTGGTCTTCAAAGTGTTGGCGCGGATGCTTCTAGTTCATCGTCTGCTCCCCCTGGCATTTCAACAGCAAAGTCAGTGGGCGAACTTCTTTCTGAGATTGCTCCAGTTGTGAGTGTACTT GATTCACTGGTCATTGAGGACAACCTAGTGAATTGTGCTGATTCATCACATGCACAG GACAAGCCCAGTGGCCAGAATGAGGAGTCTTGCTCATTCACCAGTTCAAATAGGGAAAGTTGGGGAAGATGCTCATCTCTTGGCAGTGATGATGAACCTTGCTTGGATTGTACAGATGATGTAAGTGATCAG AGGACTCTAAAGGTGCTTGCTACACCTGTTCGAAGCGTCCGACAGACAGCAATAGGTACAACACATGATGAAAAGAATAAGAAGGCGGTTTcaacaacaaaaaagaaatcCAAACGTGACAAGTTTGAAAAGCTGGAGGCTCTAAGCCAACGTCTTCGTCTCTGCATTCTGAAGAGAGTTAATCATAAGAGACACTGCTCCTCATAA
- the LOC113708849 gene encoding uncharacterized protein isoform X9 has protein sequence MIDQFINFVIRPPRAQYNPDQYLWEKDFTLAGRKYKRQDLELRNESGHTLQCSHYVPSHFPDGTPLPCVVYCHGNSGCRADANEAAVILLPSNITLFTLDFSGSGLSGGDYVSLGWHEKNDLKVVVSYLRSNPNISRIGLWGRSMGAVTSLLYGAEDPSVAGMVLDSAFSNLFHLMMELVDVYKIRLPKFTVKVALQYMRRVIQKKAKFDIMNLDGVQVAPRTFIPALFGHAKNDKFIQPHHSDLIFGSYAGDKNMIKFDGDHNSSRPQFYYDSVTIFFYNVLHPPQLTPAHTSKKEKYSDLGDLKNLLYEIIAGLQSVGADASSSSSAPPGISTAKSVGELLSEIAPVDSLVIEDNLVNCADSSHAQDKPSGQNEESCSFTSSNRESWGRCSSLGSDDEPCLDCTDDVSDQSFQRTLKVLATPVRSVRQTAIGTTHDEKNKKAVSTTKKKSKRDKFEKLEALSQRLRLCILKRVNHKRHCSS, from the exons ATGATCGATCAGTTTATTAATTTTGTAATTCGCCCACCCAG GGCTCAATATAACCCAGATCAGTACTTGTGGGAGAAAGATTTTACTCTTGCTGGCAGAAAATACAAGAGACAAGACTTGGAG CTTAGGAACGAAAGTGGACATACATTACAGTGTAGCCATTATGTTCCTTCGCATTTTCCAGATGGAACTCCTTTACCTTGTGTTGTATACTGCCATGGAAACAG TGGATGTAGGGCAGATGCAAATGAGGCTGCAGTAATTCTTCTTCCCTCAAACATTACTCTGTTCACCCTTGATTTTTCGGGTTCAGGCTTATCTGGCGGTGATTATGTTAGTCTTGGTTGGCATGAG AAAAATGACCTCAAGGTTGTGGTCTCGTATCTGAGAAGCAATCCAAACATTTCACGCATTGGTCTCTGGGGACGGTCAATGGGTGCAGTGACTAG CCTTCTTTATGGAGCGGAAGACCCTTCGGTAGCAGGAATGGTGTTGGACAGTGCATTCTCAAATTTGTTTCACTTAATGATGGAACTTGTGGATGTATACAAAATCCGGCTTCCTAAATTTACT GTTAAGGTGGCTCTTCAATACATGCGGCGAGTGATTCAGAAGAAGGCCAAATTTGATATTATGAACCTCGACGGCGTACAG GTTGCGCCCAGAACATTTATTCCTGCTTTGTTTGGGCATGCTAAAAATGACAAATTTATTCAGCCTCACCACTCAGATCTAATTTTTGGGTCTTATGCG GGTGATAAGAATATGATCAAGTTTGATGGCGACCACAATTCCTCTCGACCTCAGTTTTATTATGACTCAGTAACAATATTCTTCTATAATGTTCTTCACCCTCCTCAACTTACACCTGCCCATACAAGTAAAAAAGAGAAATACTCTGATTTGGGGGACCTCAAG AATCTGTTATATGAGATCATAGCTGGTCTTCAAAGTGTTGGCGCGGATGCTTCTAGTTCATCGTCTGCTCCCCCTGGCATTTCAACAGCAAAGTCAGTGGGCGAACTTCTTTCTGAGATTGCTCCAGTT GATTCACTGGTCATTGAGGACAACCTAGTGAATTGTGCTGATTCATCACATGCACAG GACAAGCCCAGTGGCCAGAATGAGGAGTCTTGCTCATTCACCAGTTCAAATAGGGAAAGTTGGGGAAGATGCTCATCTCTTGGCAGTGATGATGAACCTTGCTTGGATTGTACAGATGATGTAAGTGATCAG TCATTTCAGAGGACTCTAAAGGTGCTTGCTACACCTGTTCGAAGCGTCCGACAGACAGCAATAGGTACAACACATGATGAAAAGAATAAGAAGGCGGTTTcaacaacaaaaaagaaatcCAAACGTGACAAGTTTGAAAAGCTGGAGGCTCTAAGCCAACGTCTTCGTCTCTGCATTCTGAAGAGAGTTAATCATAAGAGACACTGCTCCTCATAA
- the LOC113708849 gene encoding uncharacterized protein isoform X10, producing MIDQFINFVIRPPRAQYNPDQYLWEKDFTLAGRKYKRQDLELRNESGHTLQCSHYVPSHFPDGTPLPCVVYCHGNSGCRADANEAAVILLPSNITLFTLDFSGSGLSGGDYVSLGWHEKNDLKVVVSYLRSNPNISRIGLWGRSMGAVTSLLYGAEDPSVAGMVLDSAFSNLFHLMMELVDVYKIRLPKFTVKVALQYMRRVIQKKAKFDIMNLDGVQGDKNMIKFDGDHNSSRPQFYYDSVTIFFYNVLHPPQLTPAHTSKKEKYSDLGDLKVSDDPDENLLYEIIAGLQSVGADASSSSSAPPGISTAKSVGELLSEIAPVVSVLDSLVIEDNLVNCADSSHAQDKPSGQNEESCSFTSSNRESWGRCSSLGSDDEPCLDCTDDVSDQSFQRTLKVLATPVRSVRQTAIGTTHDEKNKKAVSTTKKKSKRDKFEKLEALSQRLRLCILKRVNHKRHCSS from the exons ATGATCGATCAGTTTATTAATTTTGTAATTCGCCCACCCAG GGCTCAATATAACCCAGATCAGTACTTGTGGGAGAAAGATTTTACTCTTGCTGGCAGAAAATACAAGAGACAAGACTTGGAG CTTAGGAACGAAAGTGGACATACATTACAGTGTAGCCATTATGTTCCTTCGCATTTTCCAGATGGAACTCCTTTACCTTGTGTTGTATACTGCCATGGAAACAG TGGATGTAGGGCAGATGCAAATGAGGCTGCAGTAATTCTTCTTCCCTCAAACATTACTCTGTTCACCCTTGATTTTTCGGGTTCAGGCTTATCTGGCGGTGATTATGTTAGTCTTGGTTGGCATGAG AAAAATGACCTCAAGGTTGTGGTCTCGTATCTGAGAAGCAATCCAAACATTTCACGCATTGGTCTCTGGGGACGGTCAATGGGTGCAGTGACTAG CCTTCTTTATGGAGCGGAAGACCCTTCGGTAGCAGGAATGGTGTTGGACAGTGCATTCTCAAATTTGTTTCACTTAATGATGGAACTTGTGGATGTATACAAAATCCGGCTTCCTAAATTTACT GTTAAGGTGGCTCTTCAATACATGCGGCGAGTGATTCAGAAGAAGGCCAAATTTGATATTATGAACCTCGACGGCGTACAG GGTGATAAGAATATGATCAAGTTTGATGGCGACCACAATTCCTCTCGACCTCAGTTTTATTATGACTCAGTAACAATATTCTTCTATAATGTTCTTCACCCTCCTCAACTTACACCTGCCCATACAAGTAAAAAAGAGAAATACTCTGATTTGGGGGACCTCAAGGTCAGTGATGATCCAGATGAG AATCTGTTATATGAGATCATAGCTGGTCTTCAAAGTGTTGGCGCGGATGCTTCTAGTTCATCGTCTGCTCCCCCTGGCATTTCAACAGCAAAGTCAGTGGGCGAACTTCTTTCTGAGATTGCTCCAGTTGTGAGTGTACTT GATTCACTGGTCATTGAGGACAACCTAGTGAATTGTGCTGATTCATCACATGCACAG GACAAGCCCAGTGGCCAGAATGAGGAGTCTTGCTCATTCACCAGTTCAAATAGGGAAAGTTGGGGAAGATGCTCATCTCTTGGCAGTGATGATGAACCTTGCTTGGATTGTACAGATGATGTAAGTGATCAG TCATTTCAGAGGACTCTAAAGGTGCTTGCTACACCTGTTCGAAGCGTCCGACAGACAGCAATAGGTACAACACATGATGAAAAGAATAAGAAGGCGGTTTcaacaacaaaaaagaaatcCAAACGTGACAAGTTTGAAAAGCTGGAGGCTCTAAGCCAACGTCTTCGTCTCTGCATTCTGAAGAGAGTTAATCATAAGAGACACTGCTCCTCATAA
- the LOC113708849 gene encoding uncharacterized protein isoform X7, whose translation MIDQFINFVIRPPRAQYNPDQYLWEKDFTLAGRKYKRQDLELRNESGHTLQCSHYVPSHFPDGTPLPCVVYCHGNSGCRADANEAAVILLPSNITLFTLDFSGSGLSGGDYVSLGWHEKNDLKVVVSYLRSNPNISRIGLWGRSMGAVTSLLYGAEDPSVAGMVLDSAFSNLFHLMMELVDVYKIRLPKFTVKVALQYMRRVIQKKAKFDIMNLDGVQVAPRTFIPALFGHAKNDKFIQPHHSDLIFGSYAGDKNMIKFDGDHNSSRPQFYYDSVTIFFYNVLHPPQLTPAHTSKKEKYSDLGDLKNLLYEIIAGLQSVGADASSSSSAPPGISTAKSVGELLSEIAPVVSVLDSLVIEDNLVNCADSSHAQDKPSGQNEESCSFTSSNRESWGRCSSLGSDDEPCLDCTDDVSDQSFQRTLKVLATPVRSVRQTAIGTTHDEKNKKAVSTTKKKSKRDKFEKLEALSQRLRLCILKRVNHKRHCSS comes from the exons ATGATCGATCAGTTTATTAATTTTGTAATTCGCCCACCCAG GGCTCAATATAACCCAGATCAGTACTTGTGGGAGAAAGATTTTACTCTTGCTGGCAGAAAATACAAGAGACAAGACTTGGAG CTTAGGAACGAAAGTGGACATACATTACAGTGTAGCCATTATGTTCCTTCGCATTTTCCAGATGGAACTCCTTTACCTTGTGTTGTATACTGCCATGGAAACAG TGGATGTAGGGCAGATGCAAATGAGGCTGCAGTAATTCTTCTTCCCTCAAACATTACTCTGTTCACCCTTGATTTTTCGGGTTCAGGCTTATCTGGCGGTGATTATGTTAGTCTTGGTTGGCATGAG AAAAATGACCTCAAGGTTGTGGTCTCGTATCTGAGAAGCAATCCAAACATTTCACGCATTGGTCTCTGGGGACGGTCAATGGGTGCAGTGACTAG CCTTCTTTATGGAGCGGAAGACCCTTCGGTAGCAGGAATGGTGTTGGACAGTGCATTCTCAAATTTGTTTCACTTAATGATGGAACTTGTGGATGTATACAAAATCCGGCTTCCTAAATTTACT GTTAAGGTGGCTCTTCAATACATGCGGCGAGTGATTCAGAAGAAGGCCAAATTTGATATTATGAACCTCGACGGCGTACAG GTTGCGCCCAGAACATTTATTCCTGCTTTGTTTGGGCATGCTAAAAATGACAAATTTATTCAGCCTCACCACTCAGATCTAATTTTTGGGTCTTATGCG GGTGATAAGAATATGATCAAGTTTGATGGCGACCACAATTCCTCTCGACCTCAGTTTTATTATGACTCAGTAACAATATTCTTCTATAATGTTCTTCACCCTCCTCAACTTACACCTGCCCATACAAGTAAAAAAGAGAAATACTCTGATTTGGGGGACCTCAAG AATCTGTTATATGAGATCATAGCTGGTCTTCAAAGTGTTGGCGCGGATGCTTCTAGTTCATCGTCTGCTCCCCCTGGCATTTCAACAGCAAAGTCAGTGGGCGAACTTCTTTCTGAGATTGCTCCAGTTGTGAGTGTACTT GATTCACTGGTCATTGAGGACAACCTAGTGAATTGTGCTGATTCATCACATGCACAG GACAAGCCCAGTGGCCAGAATGAGGAGTCTTGCTCATTCACCAGTTCAAATAGGGAAAGTTGGGGAAGATGCTCATCTCTTGGCAGTGATGATGAACCTTGCTTGGATTGTACAGATGATGTAAGTGATCAG TCATTTCAGAGGACTCTAAAGGTGCTTGCTACACCTGTTCGAAGCGTCCGACAGACAGCAATAGGTACAACACATGATGAAAAGAATAAGAAGGCGGTTTcaacaacaaaaaagaaatcCAAACGTGACAAGTTTGAAAAGCTGGAGGCTCTAAGCCAACGTCTTCGTCTCTGCATTCTGAAGAGAGTTAATCATAAGAGACACTGCTCCTCATAA